A part of Thermotoga petrophila RKU-1 genomic DNA contains:
- a CDS encoding SLC13 family permease — protein sequence MIPAIVLIVVFALISVRKFGKVKIQMWQIMLLGALCVVLTGQISISSALKSINLEVMLFLFSMFIIGTALEESGYLHHLSYIIFRRTRNKTELIFSIVFVFGILSAFLMNDTTAIIGTPVVLHLARRNNIKPSILLITLAFSVTVGSVMSPLGNPQNFIIATAGVIKNP from the coding sequence TTGATCCCTGCGATTGTTCTGATAGTAGTTTTTGCTCTCATCAGTGTAAGAAAGTTTGGTAAAGTAAAAATTCAAATGTGGCAGATAATGCTTCTTGGGGCACTTTGTGTCGTATTAACAGGACAAATTTCTATCTCCAGTGCTTTGAAGTCGATAAACCTTGAAGTTATGTTGTTTTTGTTCAGCATGTTCATTATAGGGACCGCTCTTGAAGAAAGTGGATACCTGCATCATCTTTCTTACATCATCTTTAGAAGAACTCGCAACAAAACAGAACTGATCTTTTCAATCGTTTTTGTGTTCGGTATTTTGTCAGCGTTTCTTATGAACGATACTACGGCAATCATTGGTACTCCCGTTGTTCTTCACCTTGCGAGAAGAAACAACATAAAACCGTCGATTCTTTTGATCACTCTTGCTTTTTCCGTGACTGTTGGAAGTGTTATGAGCCCTCTCGGTAATCCACAGAATTTCATTATAGCCACGGCGGGAGTTATAAAGAATCCTTAG
- a CDS encoding TetR/AcrR family transcriptional regulator codes for MLSKKDAILKASIEVFGKKGYDRATTDEIAEKAGVAKGLIFHYFKNKEELYYQAYRYVVEKLQREFKNFLRENRNRDIFDFMERWIEKKLEYSASHPEEADFLITLVSVGEDLRKRILLDLEKSQRVFFDFVREKLKDLDLAEDVTEEIALKFLMWFFSGFEEVYLRTYQGKPELLKKDMNVLVEEVKVMLRILKRGMTK; via the coding sequence GTGTTGTCGAAGAAAGATGCGATATTGAAAGCGTCGATCGAGGTTTTTGGAAAAAAAGGTTACGATCGAGCCACAACAGACGAAATAGCGGAGAAGGCCGGAGTAGCCAAGGGATTGATCTTTCACTATTTCAAGAACAAAGAAGAACTGTACTACCAGGCATACAGGTATGTTGTAGAGAAACTGCAGAGGGAATTCAAGAATTTTCTCAGGGAGAACAGAAATAGAGACATCTTCGATTTCATGGAACGATGGATAGAAAAGAAACTGGAGTACTCTGCTTCTCATCCCGAAGAAGCGGATTTTCTGATAACACTTGTGAGTGTGGGTGAAGATCTCAGGAAAAGAATACTTCTCGACCTCGAAAAATCACAGAGGGTCTTTTTCGACTTCGTAAGGGAAAAGTTGAAAGACTTAGATCTCGCAGAAGATGTAACGGAGGAAATCGCATTGAAATTTCTGATGTGGTTCTTTTCCGGATTCGAAGAAGTCTATCTGAGGACCTATCAGGGTAAGCCTGAACTATTGAAAAAAGACATGAACGTACTCGTTGAAGAAGTGAAGGTCATGCTCAGGATTTTGAAGAGAGGTATGACAAAATAA
- the gdhA gene encoding glutamate dehydrogenase: MSEKSLYEMAVEQFNRAASLMDLEPDLAEVLRRPKRVLIVEFPVRMDDGHVEVFTGYRVQHNVARGPAKGGIRYHPDVTLDEVKALAFWMTWKTAVMNLPFGGGKGGVKVDPKKLSRSELERLSRRYFSEIQVIIGPYNDIPAPDVNTNADVMAWYMDTYSMNVGHTVLGIVTGKPVELGGSKGREEATGRGVKVCAGLAMDVLGIDPRKATVAVQGFGNVGQFAALLISQELGSKVVAVSDSKGGIYNPEGFDVEELIRYKKEHGTIVTYPKGERITNEELLELDVDVLVPAALEGAIHAGNAERIKAKAVVEGANGPTTPEADEILSKRGVLVVPDILANAGGVTVSYFEWVQDLQEFFWDLDQIRSALEKMMKGAFEDVMKVKKKYNVDMRTAAYILAIDRVAYATKKRGIYP, from the coding sequence ATGTCGGAAAAAAGCCTCTATGAAATGGCAGTTGAACAGTTCAACCGTGCCGCATCGCTCATGGATCTGGAACCGGACCTTGCAGAGGTTCTGAGGAGGCCAAAGCGAGTTTTGATCGTTGAATTTCCAGTGAGAATGGATGACGGCCACGTCGAAGTCTTCACCGGATATCGCGTGCAACACAACGTCGCGAGGGGCCCAGCCAAAGGTGGCATCAGGTACCACCCGGATGTCACCCTCGATGAGGTGAAAGCCCTCGCATTCTGGATGACATGGAAGACGGCTGTGATGAATCTGCCCTTCGGTGGTGGGAAGGGAGGAGTCAAAGTAGATCCGAAAAAACTTTCAAGAAGCGAACTTGAAAGACTATCAAGAAGGTACTTTTCAGAGATTCAGGTGATAATAGGACCGTACAACGACATACCCGCACCGGATGTGAACACAAATGCAGATGTGATGGCATGGTACATGGATACGTACAGTATGAACGTAGGTCACACCGTTCTGGGAATTGTCACGGGAAAACCTGTGGAACTGGGAGGATCCAAGGGACGTGAAGAAGCTACAGGACGTGGCGTTAAAGTGTGCGCAGGACTTGCAATGGACGTTCTTGGAATAGATCCCAGGAAGGCAACTGTTGCTGTTCAGGGATTTGGAAACGTTGGTCAGTTCGCCGCCCTTCTGATTTCTCAGGAACTCGGATCAAAGGTAGTTGCAGTGAGTGACAGTAAAGGAGGTATCTACAATCCCGAAGGATTCGACGTGGAAGAACTGATCAGATACAAAAAAGAACACGGAACGATCGTCACATATCCAAAGGGTGAAAGAATAACCAACGAAGAACTTTTAGAACTGGATGTTGATGTTCTCGTCCCTGCTGCTCTGGAAGGTGCTATCCATGCTGGAAACGCGGAAAGAATAAAGGCAAAAGCTGTGGTGGAAGGAGCAAACGGTCCCACAACACCTGAAGCTGATGAGATTCTGTCGAAAAGGGGTGTTCTTGTGGTACCAGACATACTCGCCAACGCTGGAGGAGTCACGGTTTCTTACTTCGAATGGGTTCAGGACCTTCAGGAGTTCTTTTGGGATCTTGACCAGATAAGAAGTGCTCTGGAAAAGATGATGAAAGGAGCATTTGAAGATGTTATGAAGGTAAAAAAGAAATACAACGTCGACATGCGAACTGCTGCTTACATTCTCGCGATCGATCGTGTTGCGTACGCCACAAAGAAGAGAGGTATCTATCCGTGA
- a CDS encoding MFS transporter: protein MAVIFILILMVLLNADQMVMSPNIGAIEQEFNITDAQIGLVASSFTVIGALVSLVWGYLADRYSRKNLLIYSILVGEIPCLMSAFSHSYGELFFWRALTGIGVGASFPIVYSMIGDMFDEVKRGKVVALISSAISIGSVLGMIVGGFLGPKYGWRVPFIVVSVPNIALAILSIFVLKEPKRGAFEKGIGELVQSGYEYPKAPKLSDYAKLVKVKTNLLLFFQGIAGTIPWGAIPYFLVEFFRRERGLSVETATLVFLVFGLGNIAGIILGGLWGASIYAKSRPFLPLFCSITTALGTFFTVMTLDYVGSLLVLMLLGFVASFTASLTGPNVKFMLLNVNEPQERGRIFSIFNLTDSLGTGFGKFAGGVMSVALGSLGAALKVSAYFWLICAVLLFVLVFYFTRDVERLQKSMMKLAKDISS, encoded by the coding sequence ATGGCAGTGATATTCATTCTGATTCTCATGGTCCTCCTGAACGCGGATCAGATGGTGATGTCTCCGAACATAGGAGCGATAGAACAGGAGTTCAACATCACTGATGCTCAGATAGGTCTCGTTGCGTCGTCTTTCACGGTGATAGGGGCTCTTGTGAGCCTTGTGTGGGGGTACCTTGCCGACAGATACAGCAGGAAGAACCTTCTCATCTACTCCATTCTCGTTGGTGAGATTCCCTGTCTCATGAGTGCGTTTTCTCACTCCTACGGAGAACTCTTTTTCTGGAGAGCCCTCACCGGAATAGGTGTGGGAGCGTCCTTTCCCATTGTTTACTCGATGATAGGAGACATGTTCGACGAGGTAAAGAGAGGAAAGGTCGTGGCTCTTATATCTTCTGCGATCTCCATAGGAAGCGTTCTTGGGATGATCGTTGGGGGTTTTTTGGGACCGAAATACGGTTGGAGAGTTCCCTTCATCGTGGTTTCTGTTCCAAACATCGCCCTTGCGATTTTATCCATCTTCGTTCTGAAAGAACCGAAAAGAGGTGCCTTTGAAAAAGGCATCGGTGAACTCGTTCAATCCGGGTACGAGTATCCGAAAGCGCCGAAACTCTCTGATTACGCAAAACTTGTGAAGGTGAAAACGAATCTTCTTTTGTTCTTTCAGGGTATAGCAGGGACTATTCCCTGGGGTGCCATTCCTTACTTTCTTGTGGAATTCTTCAGAAGAGAAAGAGGTCTTTCGGTGGAGACGGCTACCCTTGTTTTCCTCGTGTTCGGTCTTGGAAACATCGCTGGAATCATCCTCGGAGGACTGTGGGGAGCGAGCATCTACGCGAAATCCAGGCCATTTCTACCGCTGTTTTGCTCGATCACAACCGCTCTTGGAACTTTCTTCACCGTTATGACCCTGGACTACGTGGGAAGTCTTCTCGTTCTCATGTTACTTGGTTTCGTCGCTTCTTTCACCGCGAGTCTCACGGGTCCGAACGTGAAGTTCATGCTTCTGAACGTCAACGAACCACAGGAAAGAGGAAGGATATTCTCCATATTCAACCTCACCGATTCGCTCGGAACGGGATTTGGAAAATTCGCGGGAGGAGTGATGTCCGTTGCCCTCGGATCTCTCGGAGCTGCCTTGAAAGTCTCCGCTTATTTCTGGCTTATCTGTGCGGTGCTGCTCTTTGTTCTGGTTTTTTACTTCACAAGGGACGTGGAAAGACTTCAGAAAAGCATGATGAAGCTGGCCAAAGATATTTCTTCTTGA
- a CDS encoding ABC transporter permease subunit: MNIFKWDMKRYIKSTIAWTVVLILLQLMYAAFYPSMAKETEFITKWMKVMPKAFVKLFGLEDMDFSNIMNYLAMVSSIYVTLVGGVFASLVGVRSISREENEKTVEFLLSKPVSRLEVVISKFFSSLVHVLIFDALLFSSLFVFANIYSSGPVEVEKFVAFAFSQVCLHFTLMNISLFVGTTKSDGALSLGLGTVFVLYILNMISKITDKAEFLKYFTPFSYADPSTVIRHGFPTFSGLFFVLVNIALLISSIVLFSKKDILV; the protein is encoded by the coding sequence ATGAACATATTCAAATGGGATATGAAGAGGTACATAAAGAGCACGATCGCTTGGACGGTCGTTCTCATTCTCCTTCAGCTCATGTACGCCGCGTTCTATCCGAGTATGGCAAAGGAGACAGAGTTCATAACAAAGTGGATGAAGGTAATGCCAAAAGCGTTTGTGAAACTCTTTGGGTTAGAAGACATGGACTTTTCCAACATCATGAACTACCTTGCCATGGTGTCCAGTATCTACGTAACACTCGTTGGAGGAGTTTTCGCTTCTTTGGTAGGTGTGAGGAGTATTTCGAGAGAAGAAAACGAAAAGACCGTTGAGTTTCTCTTGTCGAAACCTGTTTCGAGGCTTGAAGTTGTGATCTCGAAGTTTTTCTCATCTCTGGTGCACGTTCTCATTTTCGATGCGCTCTTGTTCAGCAGTCTGTTTGTGTTCGCAAATATCTACAGTTCAGGCCCGGTTGAAGTGGAAAAGTTTGTTGCCTTCGCTTTTAGTCAGGTTTGTCTCCACTTCACATTGATGAACATATCTCTCTTTGTGGGTACTACGAAGTCAGACGGAGCACTCTCTCTTGGGCTCGGTACTGTGTTCGTTCTGTACATTTTGAACATGATATCGAAGATCACGGACAAAGCGGAGTTTTTGAAGTATTTCACTCCGTTTTCCTACGCAGATCCCTCCACTGTCATAAGGCACGGTTTTCCGACGTTCTCCGGTCTTTTCTTTGTACTTGTGAACATAGCTCTTCTGATCAGTTCGATCGTTCTGTTTTCAAAGAAAGACATTCTTGTGTAA
- a CDS encoding VanZ family protein, translating into MKRSFLILILILIWIGLVFYFSSQPPDVSGRQSGSVYKFLKKIDSVLDFTRTNWYKNLRSLLEKWWFPDKKPTGEDLVRKSAHFGLYFIMGILSFTFSYTYLRKYVFSILLGVSLPTLIAVLDEYNQVFHNRGSSLYDVFIDMNGALFGVVIALLILVVGRLITRTYNVHRGER; encoded by the coding sequence ATGAAAAGATCTTTTTTGATTCTAATCCTGATATTGATATGGATCGGTCTTGTCTTTTACTTTTCATCGCAGCCCCCTGATGTTTCTGGAAGGCAGTCCGGGAGCGTTTATAAGTTTCTCAAAAAGATAGATAGTGTTCTTGATTTCACACGGACAAATTGGTACAAAAATCTGAGATCTCTACTCGAAAAATGGTGGTTCCCTGACAAAAAACCAACGGGGGAAGATCTTGTCAGAAAATCTGCCCATTTTGGACTTTATTTTATAATGGGCATTCTTTCTTTCACGTTTAGTTATACTTATCTTAGAAAGTATGTGTTTTCTATTTTGTTGGGAGTGTCTTTACCTACATTGATAGCCGTTCTCGATGAGTACAACCAGGTTTTTCACAACAGAGGATCTTCGCTGTACGATGTGTTCATAGACATGAACGGTGCTCTGTTTGGAGTGGTGATTGCTCTTCTGATTCTGGTCGTTGGGAGGTTGATCACCCGCACATACAACGTCCATCGGGGTGAGAGGTAG
- a CDS encoding SLC13 family permease — MVRIFYRKHFVNETINHIKDSIEDVELAKISKISIVLLFSLIILKIILAFLKSSLNIELVHITLLSALPILIFSKKRNEIIKKIDWHTLIFFASMFVLMQSVWETGIFQSIFERLNFDVLSVSAILLVSVIMSQFISNVPMVTLYLPILLEAGAGVKELVTLAAGSTVAGNLFILGAASNVIIIQSAEKRTGDTITFWEFTKIGLPLTVVNILIYWFFFKKHSLKKSVPA, encoded by the coding sequence ATGGTGAGAATTTTCTACAGGAAACATTTCGTAAATGAAACGATTAACCATATCAAAGATTCAATTGAAGATGTTGAACTCGCAAAAATTTCCAAGATTTCGATTGTTCTTCTTTTTTCCCTGATCATTCTCAAAATCATTCTTGCTTTTTTGAAGTCTTCTTTGAACATTGAACTGGTTCATATCACACTTCTCTCTGCCTTACCCATTCTTATTTTCAGCAAGAAGAGAAATGAAATCATCAAAAAGATCGATTGGCATACTCTTATCTTTTTTGCTTCTATGTTTGTTCTGATGCAAAGTGTCTGGGAAACTGGAATTTTCCAATCTATCTTCGAACGCCTGAATTTTGATGTTCTTTCCGTATCTGCGATCTTACTGGTGAGTGTTATCATGAGCCAATTCATCTCAAATGTACCCATGGTTACACTCTATCTTCCAATACTTCTTGAAGCTGGTGCTGGTGTAAAAGAACTCGTTACACTTGCTGCTGGTAGCACAGTGGCCGGAAATTTGTTCATACTTGGTGCTGCCAGCAACGTCATAATCATACAGAGCGCCGAAAAAAGAACGGGAGACACAATCACTTTCTGGGAATTCACAAAAATTGGCCTTCCACTAACGGTAGTAAATATTCTCATCTACTGGTTTTTTTTTAAAAAACACTCTCTGAAAAAATCCGTTCCCGCTTAA
- a CDS encoding MFS transporter → MRYRLMSIEFFVYGTMAVYSLLSQFLANEELSKSQIGILMSILPITSLYANHLNFEIASTIGRVNWLKKVILFAGILFWGLFLFEEFYLKLIFMSVFAFFFSAVTPLAESVIVDITHQMKMNYGRIRLFGTFGFSFTALLMSGLIRLGFVTIFYVFTALMLLTFWILKPMKEVDLGEEEKRKSKKPLPTFFWLLLPVVIFGIAANNFNFVFLPVLMKERNYDVSLASIALSLMAITETPFLLWADETVKRLGVGFMLASGVFVVGLRNLLVTLTSSPATLLMVQLLQGWTYIVIYYSMMFLIRTFGPARIRAQKYFWVAMGIGPFIGSSVGGVLAENLGLIDSYRILGLVPMIVSLFVFLFLRKYERAS, encoded by the coding sequence GTGCGGTACAGACTCATGTCGATAGAATTCTTTGTCTACGGCACGATGGCCGTTTATTCACTGTTGAGTCAGTTTCTGGCAAACGAAGAACTCTCGAAATCTCAGATAGGCATTCTGATGTCTATCCTGCCGATCACATCACTCTACGCGAACCATCTAAATTTCGAAATCGCCTCTACCATAGGAAGAGTGAACTGGCTGAAAAAAGTGATTCTGTTCGCTGGAATCCTCTTCTGGGGGCTGTTTCTGTTCGAGGAGTTCTACCTGAAACTCATATTCATGTCAGTGTTCGCTTTCTTCTTCTCTGCGGTGACTCCTCTTGCTGAGTCCGTTATCGTGGACATCACACACCAGATGAAAATGAACTACGGCAGGATCAGGTTGTTTGGAACCTTTGGGTTCTCTTTCACAGCGCTTTTGATGAGCGGACTCATCAGACTGGGTTTCGTCACGATATTTTACGTTTTCACTGCCTTGATGCTTTTGACCTTTTGGATACTGAAGCCGATGAAAGAAGTAGACCTCGGTGAGGAAGAAAAAAGAAAAAGCAAAAAACCTCTTCCCACTTTCTTCTGGCTCCTTCTCCCTGTAGTGATCTTTGGTATAGCGGCAAACAATTTCAATTTTGTCTTTCTACCCGTTTTGATGAAGGAAAGAAACTACGACGTGTCTCTTGCGAGTATAGCCCTTTCTCTCATGGCCATCACAGAGACGCCGTTCCTCCTGTGGGCCGATGAGACAGTGAAAAGACTCGGTGTGGGTTTCATGCTCGCTTCGGGTGTGTTCGTTGTGGGTCTCAGAAACCTGCTGGTAACTCTGACAAGTTCTCCAGCTACTCTGCTGATGGTTCAGCTCTTGCAGGGATGGACTTACATAGTGATCTATTACTCCATGATGTTTCTCATTCGAACGTTTGGTCCCGCAAGGATCAGAGCACAAAAGTATTTCTGGGTCGCTATGGGAATAGGGCCGTTCATAGGCTCATCGGTAGGTGGTGTGCTCGCAGAAAATCTTG
- a CDS encoding ABC transporter ATP-binding protein: MSVIEVRDLTKYYGKSRGVEGVTFSVEEGEIFGFIGPNGAGKTTTIRLLLGLIFPDSGLAEVFGRDVLREGKEIRKNIGYIPGEVSFYPEVTVEEFLRYSASFYERVDWDHVKELCGVFSLDMKKRIKELSMGNKKKVAIVQSLMHRPKLLILDEPTNGLDPIVQNTFFEILKKEKEKGTTVFFSSHILSEVEKLCDRVAMIKDGRIIRVEKVENLKGERYKVVRVKGENLEKLKDLAEVNRLKFENGTAEFLFSGSVERLIEILRSLKLSDFWVEEPSLEEIFMSYYREGEK, from the coding sequence GTGTCGGTGATCGAAGTGAGAGATCTCACTAAATACTACGGAAAGTCCAGAGGAGTAGAAGGTGTAACTTTCTCAGTTGAAGAAGGAGAGATATTCGGCTTCATCGGACCGAACGGTGCCGGGAAGACAACCACCATAAGGCTTCTTCTTGGTTTGATCTTTCCGGATTCTGGTCTGGCAGAGGTTTTCGGAAGAGACGTTCTGAGAGAAGGAAAAGAAATAAGAAAGAACATCGGTTACATTCCAGGAGAGGTGAGCTTTTATCCGGAAGTGACGGTGGAGGAATTTCTCAGGTACTCTGCCAGTTTCTACGAAAGGGTAGACTGGGATCATGTGAAGGAGCTCTGTGGTGTTTTCTCGCTCGACATGAAAAAACGTATCAAGGAACTCTCCATGGGAAACAAAAAGAAAGTGGCTATCGTTCAGTCTTTGATGCACAGGCCAAAACTTCTTATCCTGGATGAGCCCACGAATGGACTCGATCCTATCGTTCAAAACACCTTCTTTGAAATTCTGAAAAAAGAGAAAGAAAAAGGAACGACCGTGTTTTTCTCTTCTCACATACTGAGCGAGGTGGAAAAGCTGTGTGATCGTGTGGCGATGATAAAGGATGGAAGAATCATCAGGGTAGAAAAGGTGGAGAATCTCAAAGGGGAAAGGTACAAGGTGGTCCGGGTCAAAGGAGAAAATCTGGAAAAGCTGAAAGATCTGGCTGAAGTGAATCGACTGAAGTTTGAAAACGGCACAGCAGAGTTCCTCTTCTCAGGAAGTGTTGAAAGACTCATTGAAATTCTTCGTAGCTTGAAACTGTCCGATTTCTGGGTGGAGGAACCTTCTCTTGAAGAGATATTCATGTCCTACTATCGGGAGGGAGAAAAATGA
- a CDS encoding glutaredoxin family protein: MQHLKIKIYTTPTCPYCRKAKEYFRSLGLEFKEVDVTKNPREAELMVKKTGQMGVPVIEIGNKIVIGFDKAKIDRILGIS, encoded by the coding sequence ATGCAGCACCTGAAAATCAAAATCTACACAACCCCCACCTGTCCGTACTGTAGAAAAGCAAAGGAATACTTCAGATCGCTGGGGCTCGAGTTCAAAGAAGTCGATGTAACAAAAAACCCAAGAGAAGCCGAGCTCATGGTGAAGAAGACAGGACAAATGGGAGTTCCCGTGATCGAGATCGGCAACAAGATAGTCATCGGATTCGACAAAGCAAAAATCGACAGAATCCTCGGAATATCGTGA
- a CDS encoding DMT family transporter translates to MDLKVLLSGFSYSTIFGLSFLFTKNALDHVTPLTFLSFRFSVAFLTYLLLLITGVVKLGKKPYWKLWKLVLFQPVLYFLFETYGLQRVNSSEAGMIIALIPVVVNLLAPFILKEKGDLLHYFLVGMGFLGVSLIVGFNITPGNIIGKAFLLLAVLSGAMYSVLSRKFSKEFTPAEITFFMMMTGAVFFTLLSLSTGDFRPVFNVHVVIGTLYLGVLSSTVAFFLLNYAIGKMSPIFTTLFSNFTTVISVIAGVVFRNETVEIQQIAGMGLIIVSIIAMAVRKE, encoded by the coding sequence ATGGATCTGAAGGTTCTCCTTTCGGGTTTCTCCTACTCCACGATATTCGGACTTTCTTTTCTTTTCACGAAGAACGCTCTCGATCATGTGACTCCCCTGACTTTTCTTTCTTTCAGATTCAGCGTTGCTTTTCTCACTTACCTTCTTCTTTTGATAACCGGCGTTGTGAAGCTTGGAAAGAAACCCTACTGGAAGCTCTGGAAACTCGTCCTGTTCCAGCCTGTGCTTTACTTTCTTTTCGAAACGTACGGCCTTCAGAGGGTGAACTCCTCGGAAGCGGGTATGATCATTGCCCTCATCCCGGTCGTTGTCAACCTTCTTGCTCCTTTCATACTCAAAGAGAAGGGAGATCTTCTTCACTACTTTCTTGTGGGAATGGGTTTTCTTGGAGTTTCGTTGATAGTTGGTTTCAACATCACGCCTGGGAACATCATTGGGAAAGCCTTCTTACTCTTAGCTGTTCTCTCCGGAGCGATGTACAGTGTGCTTTCGAGAAAGTTTTCAAAAGAGTTCACACCTGCTGAAATCACTTTCTTCATGATGATGACCGGAGCAGTTTTCTTCACACTTTTGAGTCTTTCAACAGGAGATTTCAGACCGGTGTTCAACGTCCATGTGGTAATCGGTACCCTGTATCTCGGTGTTCTTTCTTCCACCGTCGCGTTTTTCCTTCTCAACTACGCCATAGGGAAAATGTCTCCCATCTTCACCACCCTCTTTTCCAACTTCACAACGGTGATTTCTGTGATAGCTGGGGTTGTTTTCAGAAACGAAACGGTGGAAATTCAACAGATTGCAGGGATGGGATTGATAATCGTTTCTATAATCGCAATGGCGGTTCGTAAGGAGTAA
- a CDS encoding alpha/beta hydrolase: MNFPRCKTVEKSLPIFLKGENEGVLFIHGYTGSPHDFEYMAKEVNRVGFTVSVPRLPGHGTCGEDFLMTTARDWLRRVFDAYYDLKAICDRVHVVGLSMGGVIALILASQMNPPKLVTLAAATHVFDKRIVLTPLLKLFSKKMPRKSTEKYEDPGIEYLRKEYWSYNWPKQAAELYKLMRLARKSVSKITSDTLVVAAKNDNMVPMKATEFIYNNIRSENKKLLVFEKSGHVLSNDVEKEDVTKAVIEWLKGE; this comes from the coding sequence ATGAATTTTCCACGATGTAAAACTGTGGAGAAGTCGCTCCCGATCTTCCTCAAGGGTGAAAACGAAGGTGTTTTATTCATCCACGGTTACACGGGATCACCCCACGATTTCGAGTACATGGCAAAAGAGGTGAACAGAGTGGGTTTCACCGTTTCCGTTCCGAGACTTCCAGGACACGGAACCTGTGGTGAAGATTTTCTGATGACAACCGCTCGAGACTGGCTGAGACGCGTCTTCGATGCATATTACGATTTAAAAGCCATATGCGATAGAGTCCATGTGGTTGGACTTTCCATGGGTGGTGTGATCGCCCTGATACTCGCATCTCAGATGAATCCTCCAAAACTGGTCACACTTGCCGCGGCAACACATGTTTTCGACAAAAGGATAGTCCTCACGCCTCTTTTGAAGCTCTTTTCGAAGAAGATGCCCCGCAAAAGCACAGAAAAGTACGAAGATCCGGGCATCGAATACCTGAGAAAAGAGTACTGGTCTTACAACTGGCCCAAGCAGGCAGCGGAGCTCTACAAACTCATGAGACTGGCAAGAAAGAGTGTTTCGAAGATCACATCGGACACTCTCGTCGTTGCGGCAAAGAACGACAACATGGTTCCCATGAAGGCAACCGAGTTCATATACAACAACATCAGATCAGAAAACAAGAAGCTTCTTGTTTTTGAAAAATCCGGTCACGTTCTGAGCAACGACGTGGAGAAGGAAGATGTCACTAAGGCGGTCATAGAATGGCTGAAGGGGGAATGA
- a CDS encoding type II toxin-antitoxin system antitoxin SocA domain-containing protein, which yields MRKTYEVIRAILRKTGPILKTKLLKLLFLVDYYAIKKIGKQITDLDYKKYFYGPYDKNFELVLNKMYVEGLIHTEEHIIEPGPFETGKINLSNEEKEILDEVLQKYGEMTLNEVLEEIYKLDEIKKYSLHSRIGSEKFEKNRNRPLVM from the coding sequence ATGAGGAAAACTTACGAGGTAATACGCGCAATTCTTCGGAAGACAGGACCTATACTGAAGACAAAACTATTGAAATTACTTTTCCTTGTTGATTATTATGCGATCAAAAAAATTGGGAAACAAATAACCGATTTAGATTACAAGAAATATTTTTATGGTCCATATGATAAGAATTTTGAGCTTGTATTGAATAAAATGTATGTAGAAGGTCTTATCCACACGGAGGAACATATTATAGAACCTGGTCCCTTTGAAACAGGAAAAATTAACCTTTCAAATGAAGAAAAAGAAATATTAGATGAGGTACTGCAAAAGTATGGGGAGATGACTCTAAATGAAGTCTTAGAAGAAATTTACAAATTAGATGAAATAAAAAAATATTCCCTCCACTCAAGAATAGGAAGTGAAAAATTTGAGAAAAATAGAAATAGGCCCTTGGTTATGTGA